In Oryza sativa Japonica Group chromosome 3, ASM3414082v1, one DNA window encodes the following:
- the LOC107275834 gene encoding exocyst complex component EXO70C2, translated as MALVAVAGSSRSTNTALEEKVAGVAALIDKWRPDDGQCSLFLDGSRREAGRFLCAAVELHGAMLLVASDVDQERGDECLVRAQGVLEAAMRRLQLELELLLSTVRSNAVDGAISGHDVVGDAGVVGHITMVADAMMAAGYGMECVSTFNSHRRAEFAAAVRRLLGFAPSQHAHFHKLTWEDVDGKVQSWHTAAGFAFNFAFSRERVLCHRVFAADAALADKVFAGIASDHAADLLAVAEAAVMRARRAPERLFHVLDVHATLAEILPAIACILGDKSEAAARATAALRNAGNAARGILMSLEQAIQKTTSSKAAVTGSAVHPLTRYVMNYLVLLADYEDTLARIYQQGESTLTSGSGSASRVSPSSSADSIGRLVSVLQRKLEAMAVGYRPSALRSLFMANNTHYVSKKVRGSSKLEGIVGEDWIEEQMAETRRHVDAFVHSAWRDVLVAGGEGADAAVKEAVATQRSWVVADDEMGDAVRAAAAAVVVPAYRALYRRHGTAAWMTPGDVNAMISRQFGGLRNEAAGARPVSAGSATSRRHRLRLTSFSDKLAHVQ; from the coding sequence ATGGCGCTCGTCGCCGTGGCCGGGAGCAGCCGATCCACCAACACGGCCCTCGAAGAGAAGGTCGCCGGAGTCGCAGCGCTCATCGACAAGTGGCGTCCTGACGACGGCCAGTGCTCTCTTTTCCTTGACGGCAGCCGTCGTGAGGCTGGTCGGTTTCTGTGCGCCGCCGTTGAGTTGCACGGCGCCATGCTCCTCGTCGCGTCGGACGTCGACCAAGAACGTGGCGATGAGTGCCTTGTTCGCGCGCAGGGGGTTCTCGAGGCCGCCATGCGGAGGCTTCAGCTCGAGCTGGAGCTTCTCCTGTCGACCGTGAGGTCTAACGCCGTCGACGGCGCCATCTCCGGCCACGACGTTGTGGGCGACGCTGGTGTTGTAGGGCATATAACGATGGTCGCCGACGCCATGATGGCCGCCGGGTATGGCATGGAGTGTGTCTCCACCTTCAACTCGCACCGCCGTGCGGAGTTTGCTGCCGCGGTGCGCCGCCTGCTCGGCTTCGCGCCGTCGCAGCACGCGCATTTCCATAAGCTCACATGGGAAGACGTGGACGGCAAGGTGCAGTCATGGCACACCGCCGCGGGATTCGCGTTCAACTTCGCCTTCTCCCGGGAGAGGGTGCTCTGTCACCGCGTGTTCGCCGCGGACGCGGCCTTGGCTGACAAGGTGTTCGCGGGGATTGCCAGCGACCACGCTGCggacctcctcgccgtcgccgaggccgCCGTGATGCGCGCCCGCCGCGCCCCGGAGCGGCTGTTCCACGTGCTCGACGTCCATGCCACCCTCGCCGAGATACTTCCGGCGATCGCGTGCATCCTGGGTGACAAATCGgaggccgccgcccgcgccaccgccgctcttAGGAACGCCGGCAATGCGGCGCGTGGTATTCTGATGAGCTTGGAGCAGGCAATCCAGAAGACGACGTCGTCCAAGGCGGCGGTGACAGGCAGCGCCGTGCACCCGCTCACCCGCTACGTAATGAATTatctcgtcctcctcgccgactACGAGGATACCCTTGCTCGCATTTACCAACAAGGCGAAAGCACGCTAACGTCCGGCTCCGGCAGCGCCTCGCGGGTctccccgtcgtcgtcggcggacTCAATTGGCCGTCTCGTCTCCGTCTTGCAGCGGAAGCTGGAAGCCATGGCAGTGGGGTACCGGCCTTCGGCGTTGAGGTCCCTGTTCATGGCGAATAACACGCACTACGTGAGCAAGAAAGTGCGCGGCAGCAGCAAGCTGGAGGGCATCGTCGGCGAGGACTGGATAGAGGAGCAGATGGCTGAGACAAGGCGCCACGTCGATGCATTCGTGCACTCGGCGTGGCGAGACGTGCTGGTGGCTGGCGGCGAGGGCGCAGACGCGGCGGTTAAGGAAGCGGTGGCGACGCAGCGGAGTTGGGTGGTAGCAGACGACGAGATGGGCGACGcggtgagggcggcggcggccgcggtggtGGTGCCGGCGTACCGGGCACTCTATcgacggcacggcacggcggcgtggaTGACACCGGGGGACGTGAATGCGATGATCAGCAGGCAATTCGGTGGGTTGCGGAATGAAGCGGCAGGTGCCAGGCCAGTCTCAGCCGGCAGTGCAACGTCGCGACGCCATCGTTTGCGACTCACCTCTTTCTCGGACAAATTGGCCCATGTACAGTAG